GTTCTTTTCGCTGACGCCGGAGGAAATTCCGCAGATCGTGCGTGTTGCCAAGGAAGCGGCAGGCAAGACCCCGATCGTCTCCGGTTGCGGCTATGGCACCAATATTGCCGTCTCGATCGCCAGATCCGTCGAAAAGGCGGGCGCCGACGGCATTCTGCTCCTGCCGCACTATCTTATCGATGCGCCGCAGGAAGGCCTTTATCGGCATATCAAGGCTGTGTGCCAGGCGACCGGCATGGGCGTAATGGTCTATAACCGCGATAATTCGGTTCTCCAGGCTGACACGCTGGCGCGCCTTTGCGACGAGTGCCCGAACCTTGTCGGCTTCAAGGATGGTACCGGTGACATCGGCCTTGTCCGCCAGATTACCGCAAAGATGGGCGACCGCCTGACGTATCTCGGAGGCATGCCGACGGCTGAGCTCTTCGCGGAAGCCTATCTCGGCGCCGGCTTCACCACCTATTCCTCGGCGGTCTTCAATTTCGTGCCGGGCTTGGCATTGGAGTTCTACAGGGCGTTGCGTGCCGGAGAGCGAGCGAAGTGCGAGAAGATCCTTCTTGATTTCTTCTATCCGTTCATGGCGATCCGCAACCGCGCGAAGGGCTATGCGGTGTCGGCCATCAAGGCTGGCGTGCGCCTCCAGGGCTTCGATGCAGGTCCTGTTCGCTCGCCGCTGCAGGATCTTTCGGCGGAGGAAATCTCGATGATGGAAGCCCTGATCGGTCAACACAAGCGCCAGTGAGAAGGTGCCGCCTCCATCTCCGCGATGGGGGCGGCCACCCGTCGCTCTCGCCTGCCGGTCGAGCCACGCTTGCACATGAAGAAAGCGGTCAAAGCCGACGAGCTCGCGCGCTTCGTAAAAGCCGATCAGGTTGCGTACCCAGCCGAGCAGCGAAATATCGGCGATGCTTTAGTCAGCGCCCATCACCCAGTCGCGGCCCGCAAGCCGTTCATCGAGGACGCGGAGCAGTCGCGTCGTGGCGCCGCGCGACTACAGCGCCGTGGGTCCTATCACTTGACCGCGAACAACAGGCGGACTTAAACGACGAATGTTCTCGGCCTGCTGTGCCTGTTTCGCCTCGAACGGGAAGCTTATCTGTCTCCTGATCCCGTTGATAAGCGCACGTCGCCGCGGCGCCGTTTGGCGTCTTGCTCCGTGGCGCAAGCCTCTGCGCTTATTTCGGACAAGCCTCGATCGATGCGGAAATCATTTCCGCGTCGGGCGCCGTGCGCCTGAAGTTTGCAAGCTGATGCTGTCGATCTCGTCGCCTTCCAGCCCCGAAGCGCGTTTTCCTTAGCGCGGTGGCAGAAAAAACGCGGCCGAGGTCGGTGCGATCGACACCACGCGGCCGCCCGCCGCAACAGCCGCGGTTTTGTTATGCCGCAATCTCGATTACTGAGGTCTGGTTCTCGCGCATGTAGGCGATCAGGTCCTCGATGGTTACCAGCAGCATGCCATTCTGCTCGGCGAAAACTTCCAGCTCCGGCAGCCGGGCCATGGTGCCGTCGTCGTTGGCGATCTCGCAGATGACGCCCGACGGAACCTTGCCGGCCAGCCGGCAGAGATCGACGGCGGCTTCCGTGTGGCCCGGGCGGCCGAGGACGCCGGCAGGATTGGAACGCAGGGGGAAGATGTGGCCGGGGCGGGCGAAATCCGCGGGCTTCGAGGCCGGGTCGATCAGCGCCTTGACGGTCGCGGCCCGGTCGGCCGCGGAAATGCCGGTCGTCGTGCCTGGCA
The genomic region above belongs to Sinorhizobium mexicanum and contains:
- the kdgD gene encoding 5-dehydro-4-deoxyglucarate dehydratase encodes the protein MKTEELKQALGAGLLSFPVTHFDAEGNFNATSYAEHVAWLSGFEAATLFAAGGTGEFFSLTPEEIPQIVRVAKEAAGKTPIVSGCGYGTNIAVSIARSVEKAGADGILLLPHYLIDAPQEGLYRHIKAVCQATGMGVMVYNRDNSVLQADTLARLCDECPNLVGFKDGTGDIGLVRQITAKMGDRLTYLGGMPTAELFAEAYLGAGFTTYSSAVFNFVPGLALEFYRALRAGERAKCEKILLDFFYPFMAIRNRAKGYAVSAIKAGVRLQGFDAGPVRSPLQDLSAEEISMMEALIGQHKRQ
- the ribB gene encoding 3,4-dihydroxy-2-butanone-4-phosphate synthase, encoding MTISKIDDAIAAIARGEMVIVVDDQDRENEGDIVFASQDATPEKIAFMMNKARGLICVSMEGDRLDELDIPLMVPNNTESLKTAFTVSVDYLPGTTTGISAADRAATVKALIDPASKPADFARPGHIFPLRSNPAGVLGRPGHTEAAVDLCRLAGKVPSGVICEIANDDGTMARLPELEVFAEQNGMLLVTIEDLIAYMRENQTSVIEIAA